One window from the genome of Oryctolagus cuniculus chromosome 1, mOryCun1.1, whole genome shotgun sequence encodes:
- the CARNS1 gene encoding carnosine synthase 1: MLSLDALGPEWDCPLGSKDVEEEEGPWGGGSGLPPTSCFPGSWRQDVGLDCKGSPEGAEARAWTVHHYSLLQSCLQQAGLPETQDRSQVPRTGCPGAEVTLCILGSPSTFLSVLLEGGVQSPGNMLLCLSPAWLTKVPTPGQPGEAALLVSKAVSFHPGGLTFLDDFVPPRRATYFLAGLGLGPGLGREAAELARNLSCPTGASEELARLLEDRLLMRRLLAQQGTVAVPATLAFAYKPPGLLRGGAASPGLRLVELSGKEGQETLVKEEVGAFLRSEALGAALQVVVKLSGWRWRGQQALRLHPRAEPGAVADTVLVLLEKLEEEESVLVEAVCPPAWLPLPGGPSPGPELAVRICAVVCRTQGDRPLLSKVVCGVGRGDRPPRHQSSVPRTLEVALAQCGLGEAAQVEAVRQRVKAAAEAAMAAVLALEAGLSAEQRGGRRARTDFLGVDFALTVAGRALTPVALELNGGRCLEACGALEALWAAPRLGPAAEEPAAAPLVETMLRRSARYLMEGKQLLLVGAGGVSKKFVWEAARDYGLKLHLVESDPNHFASQLVHTFIHFDVTEHRRDEENARRLAELVRARGLQLDGCFSYWDDCLVLTALLCQELGLPCSPPAAMRLAKQKSRTQLHLLRCRGPPWPAPSLHAVPCCPLESEADVERAVRQVPLPGVMKLEFGAGAVGVRLVEDAPQCREHFSRIVRDLQAEADHPGIGLGWGNAMLLMEFVEGTEHDVDLVLFGGRLLAAFVSDNGPTRLPGFTETAACMPTGLAPEQEAQMVQAAFRCCLGCGLLDGVFNVELKLTSAGPRLIEINPRMGGFYLRDWILELYGVDLLLAAAMVACGLRPAVPPHPRARGHLVGVMCLVSQHLQTLSSPASRETLQALHDGGLLRLNLLEEALVPGEYEEPYCSVACAGPSPAEARLRLLGLCQGLGIDRPSYPVAHFLSHFK, from the exons aTG CTCTCCCTGGACGCGCTGGGCCCCGAGTGGGACTGCCCGCTGGGCTccaaggatgtggaggaagaggagggcccATGGGGAGGGGGCTCCGGCCTGCCGCCCACCAGCTGCTTCCCCGGCTCCTGGCGCCAGGACGTGGGCCTGGACTGCAAGGGCTCCCCGGAGGGGGCTGAGGCCCGGGCCTGGACTGTCCATCACTACAGCCTCCTGCAGAGCTGTCTACAGCAAGCTGGGCTCCCGGAGACTCAGGACCGCAGCCAGGTGCCCCGCACAG gtTGCCCCGGGGCCGAGGTGACCTTGTGCATTCTGGGGTCCCCCAGCACCTTTCTGTCCGTGCTGCTGGAGGGGGGCGTCCAGAGCCCGG GGAACATGCTCCTTTGCCTGTCCCCTGCTTGGCTGACGAAGGTGCCCACACCGGGGCAGCCGGGTGAGGCGGCGCTGCTGGTCTCCAAGGCCGTGAGCTTCCACCCGGGGGGCCTGACATTCCTGGATGACTTTGTCCCTCCTCGCCGGGCCACCTACTTCCTggcgggcctggggctggggcctggcctaGGCCGGGAGGCAGCCGAGCTGGCCCGCAACCTGAGCTGCCCCACAGGCGCGTCCGAGGAGCTGGCCCGGCTGCTGGAGGATCGGCTGCTGATGCGACGGCTGCTGGCCCAGCAGGGCACCGTGGCCGTGCCAGCCACCCTGGCTTTCGCCTACAAGCCGCCGGGGCTGCTGCGGGGAGgggctgccagccctgggctgcgGCTGGTGGAGTTGAGTGGCAAGGAGGGCCAGGAAACCCTGGTGAAAGAGGAAGTGGGCGCTTTTCTGCGCTCCGAGGCCCTGGGCGCTGCCCTGCAG gtggtggtgaaGCTCAGCGGCTGGCGCTGGCGGGGGCAGCAGGCTTTGCGCCTGCACCCGCGGGCCGAGCCGGGCGCCGTGGCGGACACGGTGCTGGTCTTGCTGGagaagctggaggaggaggagagcgtCCTGGTGGAGGCCGTGTGCCCGCCTGcctggctgcccctcccag GCGGCCCCTCGCCGGGCCCTGAGCTGGCTGTGCGCATCTGTGCTGTGGTGTGTCGGACCCAGGGGGACAGGCCTCTGCTGAGCAAA GTGGTGTGCGGCGTGGGCCGCGGGGACAGGCCGCCGCGGCACCAGAGCTCCGTGCCCCGGACCCTGGAGGTGGCCCTGGCCCAGTGCGGCCTGGGCGAGGCGGCGCAGGTGGAGGCCGTGAGGCAGCGCGTCAAGGCGGCGGCCGAGGCCGCGATGGCCGCCGTGCTGGCCCTGGAGGCCGGCCTGAGCGCCGAGCAGCGCGGGGGGCGTCGGGCCCGCACCGACTTCCTCG GCGTGGACTTCGCCCTGACGGTGGCCGGCCGCGCGCTGACCCCCGTGGCCCTGGAGCTGAACGGCGGCCGGTGTCTGGAGGCGTGCGGGGCGCTCGAGGCGCTGTGGGCCGCGCCGCGCCTGGGGCCGGCGGCGGAGGAGCCGGCGGCCGCGCCGCTCGTGGAGACCATGCTCCGGCGCTCGGCGCGCTACCTCATGGAGGGCAAGCAGCTGCTGCTCGTGGGCGCCGGCGGCGTCAGCAAGAAGTTCGTGTGGGAGGCGGCGCGCGACTACGGGCTCAag CTGCACCTGGTGGAGTCGGACCCCAACCACTTTGCGTCCCAGCTGGTGCACACCTTCATCCACTTCGACGTGACGGAGCACCGGCGGGACGAGGAGAATGCGCGGCGGCTGGCGGAGCTGGTGCGGGCGCGCGGCCTGCAGCTGGACGGCTGCTTCTCCTACTGGGACGACTGCCTGGTGCTCACGGCCCTGctgtgccaggagctgggtctgccCTGCAGCCCCCCGGCCGCCATGCGCCTGGCCAAGCAGAAGAGCCGcacccagctgcacctgctgcgcTGCCGCGGCCCGCCCTGGCCCGCGCCCTCGCTGCACGCCGTGCCCTGCTGCCCGCTGGAGAGCGAGGCTGACGTGGAGAGAGCCGTGCGCCAGGTGCCCCTGCCCGGCGTCATGAAGCTGGAGTTCGGGGCCGGCGCGGTGGGCGTGCGGCTGGTGGAGGACGCCCCACAGTGCCGGGAGCACTTCTCCAGAATCGTCCGCGACCTGCAGGCCGAGGCCGACCACCCGGGCatcgggctgggctggggcaacGCCATGTTGCTGATGGAGTTCGTGGAGGGCACTGAGCACGACGTGGACCTGGTGCTGTTTGGCGGGCGCCTGCTGGCTGCCTTCGTCTCCGACAACGGCCCCACGCGGCTGCCCGGCTTCACGGAGACGGCGGCCTGCATGCCCACGGGGCTGGCGCCGGAGCAGGAGGCCCAGATGGTGCAGGCCGCCTTCCGCTGctgcctgggctgtgggctgCTGGACGGGGTCTTCAACGTGGAGCTCAAGCTGACCAGCGCGGGGCCCCGGCTCATCGAGATCAACCCCCGCATGGGCGGCTTCTACCTGCGCGACTGGATCCTGGAGTTGTACGGTGTGGACTTGCTGCTGGCCGCCGCCATGGTGGCCTGTGGCCTGCGGCCGGccgtgcccccccacccccgcgcgcGGGGCCACCTCGTGGGCGTCATGTGCCTGGTGTCCCAGCACCTGCAGACGCTCAGCTCCCCCGCCAGCCGCGAGACCCTGCAGGCCCTGCACGACGGGGGCCTGCTGCGCCTGAACCTGCTGGAGGAGGCGCTGGTGCCCGGCGAGTATGAGGAGCCCTACTGCAGCGTGGCCTGCGCCGGGCCCAGCCCCGCCGAGGCCCGCCTGCGCCTGCTGGGCctctgccagggcctgggcatcGACAGGCCCAGCTACCCGGTGGCCCACTTCCTGTCTCACTTCAAATAG